GAACCGCGACTTCGACAAGTGGCACGCTGTCGTCACCGCTGAGGATGCCGACGTGATCATGGGCGTCGAGACCGATCAGTGGTGGGCCGAGCAGATGCGCGTGCTCGAAGCGGACTACCCGCATAAGAAAGAAGTCCCGCAGGAGGACACGTACGGGATGGTTGTGTACTCGCGCTTCCCGCTCGAAGACCTCGAGGTCAAGCGGCTCGTCGAGGACGAGGTGCCGAGCGTGTGGGCGCGCGTGAAGCTGCCGGACGGGCCGCGCGTCCAACTCGTCTTCGTCCACCCGCGACCGCCTCGGCCGGACATCGGGCAGGACTCCCACCTCCGCGACGCCGAGCTCGTCCTCGTCGCCCGCGCCGTCGAACCGCTGGAGCGGCCCGTCGTCGTCGCCGGCGACTTCAACGACGTGGCGTGGAGCTACACGACGAGCCTCTTCCAGAAGCTCGCCGGCCTGCTCGACCCCCGCCGGGGCCGCGGCCTCTACATGACGTTCCACGCCGACCACCCGCTCCTCCGCTACCCGCTCGACCACATCTTCCACTCCGACGACCTCGCGCTCGTCGACCTCCGCGTCCTCGGCCACACCGGCAGCGACCACTTCCCCGTCTTCGTAGACCTCGCCTACGTCGGCGACGCCCTCGATCAGGAAGCGCCGGAGGCCGACGAGGACGACCAGGAGCAGGGCGACGACCTCGTGGAGTTCGCCGAGGAGATGAAGGCGGAGGAGAGCCCGGAGGAGGAGCGGGAGCGGAAGGAGAAAGATGTTTGACCCGAGCCTCGTCCGGGGCTTCCCGGGGCGCGTCGAGTAAACGTGGAGAATGGGAAAGGAATGCAGGGATCGGTGTGGCTTGCGCTCTCTCTACTCCCTCCGTCCTCTCCGCGCTATCCTTTCCCACCTACCCGCACGGGACTCGATCCACCTTGTCTAAACACCCGATCCTCCGCATCGCCCTCCTCGTGCTGGCGCTCCTGTTCGTCGTTGCCACGGCGCTTCCGCTCATCCACGAGCCGTACTGGTGGATCCGCATCTTCGATTTTCCGCGCGTCCAGCTCGCCACGCTCGGGATCGTCGTGCTCGTTGCGTTCTGGTTCTTCCGTGAGCGTACGACGCGGTGGGATTGGGCGGTACTCGCCGTGCTCGTCGTCAGCGTGGCCTATCAGCTCGTGCAGATCTGGCCGTACACGCCGCTCCACAGCGT
This is a stretch of genomic DNA from Rhodothermales bacterium. It encodes these proteins:
- a CDS encoding endonuclease/exonuclease/phosphatase family protein → MLAALQIVLLVLALLAIAASVLSSLPWPYWWTRMFDFPRLQIVALASVVLALYVVVNLATGDMDTFEWIVAGLLALVLVYQLVWIAQYSPLMPVESESVSGVPRERRLRLLITNVWMENRDFDKWHAVVTAEDADVIMGVETDQWWAEQMRVLEADYPHKKEVPQEDTYGMVVYSRFPLEDLEVKRLVEDEVPSVWARVKLPDGPRVQLVFVHPRPPRPDIGQDSHLRDAELVLVARAVEPLERPVVVAGDFNDVAWSYTTSLFQKLAGLLDPRRGRGLYMTFHADHPLLRYPLDHIFHSDDLALVDLRVLGHTGSDHFPVFVDLAYVGDALDQEAPEADEDDQEQGDDLVEFAEEMKAEESPEEERERKEKDV